GTTTATGAATCTTATAGATTTTGGAATTCTTTATTATGGATGCCACGGCCAGAAAAAAAGGCTGATCCTTATACAAAAAGAACTGTTCCTAATTTCAAAACCTATATTCATAAATACGATTGAATTGATAATAACCGTTTAACGGTTTTTATATTGTCTGTAATGGATGTGGCACGCTTCACACTGGTTACAGGGGGAAAATAAAGGTTCCCGGCTGAAGGCAGTAAGCCCTTACCAAAATAATTTTTGGGAGGGCTTGTCATGCGTACAGCCATTACTAAGGAAATCGCTTTAACGAGAGCGACAATCAGCGGTCCAGAGTTAGCAGAACTCACAGGATTATCTAAAATTACAGTCTACCGGAAAATGGAATCCGGAGAAATTCCTTCAATTCATATTGGCAGCCGCCGACTCATATCAAACAATTATT
This genomic stretch from Oceanispirochaeta sp. harbors:
- a CDS encoding helix-turn-helix domain-containing protein, whose amino-acid sequence is MRTAITKEIALTRATISGPELAELTGLSKITVYRKMESGEIPSIHIGSRRLISNNYYSKLISGEAEA